In Comamonas koreensis, the genomic stretch GGATGATCTCTTTCAATGGGGCCGGTAGGGTGCGTCTACAAAATCTGCTGGCACGGGTCTGCAGGGGGCAGGGTAGGTGTTGTGCCAGCGTAGGCAGTGGTGCTTCGGGCAAGCGCTTTTGCCACTTTGACTCTGCTTGCAGCATGCCCCTTGGTGGCGGTGGCGGCCGCCGGGCTGCGGGGAAATCCGGCAAGGGCTGGGGGTAAACGCGCATCAGTTATGTTTGCTGCATGAAACACAACTTTTTTGCGTTGGGCTGGCGCCAATTGCTGCGCGACTGGCGTGCCGGTGAGCTGCGGCTTTTGTTGGTTGCGGTGGCGCTGGCGGTGGCCGCGCTGACCTCGGTGAGCTTTTTCTCGGACCGCCTCCAAGCGGGGCTGCAGCGCGATGCCAGCCAGCTGCTGGGCGGCGACGTCGTGGTGGTGAGCGACAACAGCACGCCAGCGGCCTTTGCCGACAAGGCCCGGTCGCTGGGTTTGCAGGGCGTGACGACAGTCACCTTCCCGACGATGGCGCGCTCGGACGATGCCGATGGCGGTGAATCGCGCCTGGTGGGCCTCAAGGCGGTGCAGGCCGGTTATCCGCTGCGCGGCAGTCTGCGCACGGCCGCCGCTGCCGGCCAGCCCGATGCGCCGACCCGCGACATTCCAGCGCGCGGCGAAGTCTGGGTGGACCCGAGCCTGATCGAGGCGCTGGGCCTCAAGACCGGCTCGGTGCTGTGGCTGGGCGACAAGCGCTTCACCATTGGCCGCGTGCTGACGATCGAGCCGGACCGGGGCGCCGGCTTTCTGGGCTTTTCTCCGCGCGTGATGCTGGACTGGAGCGACCTGGCCGCGACCGGCCTGGTGCAGCCGGCCAGCCGCTTGCTCTACCGCTTTGCCGTCGCCGGTGAGCCCGCTGCAGCGGCGCAGTTTTTGCAATGGTCCGAGACCGAAGTGGCCCAGCCCCACAGCCATGGCGTGCGCATCGAGTCGCTGCAAAGCGGCCGGCCCGAGATGGAGCAAACCCTCGAGCGCGCGCAGAAGTTCCTGAACCTGGTGGCCTTGCTGGCCGCGCTGCTGTCGGCGGTGGCCGTGGCCTTGGCCGCCCGCACCTTTGCCAGCGCCCACCTCAATGGCGCGGCATTGCTGCGCGTGCTGGGCCTGGCCCAGCGCGCCATTGCCGGCGCCTATGTGGTCGAGTTTGTCATCATCGGTCTGGCCGCCAGCCTGCTGGGCGTGGCGCTGGGCTATGCGATGCACTATTTGTTTGTCTGGCTGATGGCCGGCCTGCTGGCCGTCACCTTGCCCGCTGCCAGCGGCTGGCCCCTGGTGCTGGGCGTGGGCATGGGCATGACCTTGCTGCTGGCCTTTGGCCTGCCCCCTGTGCTGCAGCTGGCCCAGGTGCCGCCGCTGCGCGTGCTGCGCCGTGATCTGGGTGCGCTGCGCCCGGCCTCGGCCTCGGTGCTGCTGCTGGGGGTACTGGGCTTTGCGGCGATGCTGCTGCTGGTCAGCGGGGATGCCAAGCTTGGTGGTATTGCGGTGGGCGGTTTTGCGATGGCGATCGTGGTGTTTGGCCTCTTGAGTGCTGCGGCCATCACGCTGCTGCGGCGCATGGTCAATGAGCGCACGGCGCCGCGCTGGTTGCTGCTGGCCACGCGCCAGGTCGCCGCCCGGCCCTGGTTTGCCGTGGTGCAGGTCAGCAGCCTGGCGGTGGGCCTGATGGCGCTGGTGCTGCTGGTGCTGCTGCGCACCGACCTGATCCAGACCTGGCGCCAGACCACGCCGCCCGATGCGATGAACCGCTTTGTCATCAACATCCTGCCC encodes the following:
- a CDS encoding ABC transporter permease, whose protein sequence is MKHNFFALGWRQLLRDWRAGELRLLLVAVALAVAALTSVSFFSDRLQAGLQRDASQLLGGDVVVVSDNSTPAAFADKARSLGLQGVTTVTFPTMARSDDADGGESRLVGLKAVQAGYPLRGSLRTAAAAGQPDAPTRDIPARGEVWVDPSLIEALGLKTGSVLWLGDKRFTIGRVLTIEPDRGAGFLGFSPRVMLDWSDLAATGLVQPASRLLYRFAVAGEPAAAAQFLQWSETEVAQPHSHGVRIESLQSGRPEMEQTLERAQKFLNLVALLAALLSAVAVALAARTFASAHLNGAALLRVLGLAQRAIAGAYVVEFVIIGLAASLLGVALGYAMHYLFVWLMAGLLAVTLPAASGWPLVLGVGMGMTLLLAFGLPPVLQLAQVPPLRVLRRDLGALRPASASVLLLGVLGFAAMLLLVSGDAKLGGIAVGGFAMAIVVFGLLSAAAITLLRRMVNERTAPRWLLLATRQVAARPWFAVVQVSSLAVGLMALVLLVLLRTDLIQTWRQTTPPDAMNRFVINILPDQADAFQQRLRQAGIDKWDWYPMVRGRLIQINGKDVGPGDYSEDRAKRLVDREFNISHSDVLQEHNQIVQGQWTPGEAGGVSVEEGIAQTLGLKMGDRLLFDMGGVQHESTITSLRKVDWGSMRANFFVMYPVAQMNDVAVTYLAAYRAPDTAGFDNGLVREFPNITNVDLRATVAQLQQVLNQVIRAVEFLFGFTLAAGLVVLFAAITATREERAREYAIMRAVGARSQLLQQVQRAELAGVGLLAGVLASVVAMAIGWALAQFVFDFAWVPRWWVPLAGGACGALLALVAGWWGLREVLRRPVVVTLREAV